TCGTCGTCCACGACCCGGAGGCGGCCGCAGCCGGCGGCGTCCGCACCCAGCTCGACACCAACACCGACTTCCTCCAGGACCTGGAGCGGTCCCTGACCGCCCTGGCCCGGCACGCCGAGCCCGGCAAGCTCGACTACCGGCTGCTGCCCCTCAACCCCGGCTTCAGCATCGTGCTCGTCAACCCGGGCCAGCGCAGCGGCCGGGTCATCCTCGAGCTCCACGGCTTCCAGGACCCCAAGGTCGGCGACCGGATGCATCTCGAGATCCGGCGCACCGAGTCGGTCCACTGGTTCGAGTACTGGGCGGGGCGGTTCGAGGCCATCTGGCTCGCCGCGCGCGAGCCGGGAGCAGACGGTAGGGTGACCCTGAGCCGCGTGCCCGCGGACCGCACCGACGACCCGGAGGCCAGACCCCAGTGACCGACCGTCAGCGCGACGACGCCGTGCCCAGCGCCCGCCTGCTGGTGGCCTACGTCTCCGAGGACGCCGAGCTCGACCACGTCCGCGACGCCGCCCTGGAGATCGGCCGCCGCGGGGCCAAGGTGATCCTCTACGACCGCGACTCGGCCTCGGCCTTCAGCGACCCCATGCCCAACCAGTGGGCCTCCCAGGCCGAGGGCGCCCAGTTCAACGACCCCCTCTCCGACCAGGAGCTGGTCAAGCTGGGCCGGGAGCCGTTCGCCCGCAAGGTGGCCGCCGCCCGCCAGGCCGGCGTCGACGCCTGGGGCTGGCTCGCCTCCGACCACGGCACCGACGCCCTGGTCGCCTACGCCCGCGACCACGGCGCCGACCTGATCCTCCTCCCCGCCGACCTGGAGGAGCCCGGCCTCGGCGAGCGCCTCAAGGGCGAGACCGTCGACAAGGCCGTCGAGGAGGCGGAGGAAGCCCCCTCCGGCCTGGCCGTCGTCCTGGTCGCCCCCGACGGCGCCACCGAGCTGGCCGCGGGTCGCCTGTAGCGCTTGCGGCGGCCGCGTAGTTGACGCCGCTTGCGGCATGTGCAATGTTCCGCGATGAGCCCACAAACGAGCTGCCGCGAGAGGGAGCCGCCGCCATGTATGGGCCATTGATCGTCGCCGCCGCGATCCTGCTGTCGATCGCCGGCATCGTCCTGTTCCTGCACGACCTCGCCGACGCGCGTGCGCGCAAGGCCTTCGACCGCATCTTCGAGGAGGGCAGCAGGCGGCGCCGCTGACGCGCCCCGGGTTCACCGCGGCCGGTCGCACCGTCGCGGCCAGCCGCAAGACGCCGACCCGGGGCGCGGAGCCGCCGCCAAGCGAGCCACCGACGCCCCGGGTCGGCCCACCGCATTATGACCCGGGCACCCCCCACGGGGCGAACCCCCCGGCCCGGTCAGATGCGCCGCGGCCCGCCGGCCGCGGCCGGCCGCGGTGAACCCGGGACGCCGCAGGTCACCGGGCGCGGAGCTGACGGGCGGCCGGCAGGTCGCTGACGGCCAGGACCAGCTCCTTGGCCCCGTTGCGCTCGCCGGCGAGGTAGACGGCCTCCAGGTTGATGGAGGCGTCGGCGAGCCGGCGGCAGTAGCGGCCGAGGGCGCCGGGCTCGTCCTCGAGGGTCACCGACAGCACCTCGCGCACCCGCTCGGGCACCAGGTCGTGCTCGCGCAGGACGCGCACGGCGACGTCGGCGGGCTCGACCACCAGGTGGGCCAGGGCCCGCCCCTCGGCCACCCGCACCACGGCCAGCGCGCGGATGTTCACCCCCTGCTCGCCGAGCAGTTCCCCGAGGCGGGCCAGCGCTCCGATCCGGTCCTCGAGCTCCACCACCACCTCGGTCAGCATCGGCATGCCTCCTCGTCGGGTGCACCGGCGCAGCGTTGTCGGACGGCATCGTCTCACGATGGCGTCAGCCGAGGATCCCGGCCAGCTGGCCGTCGAGGGCGGGTTGGGTGAGCTCGCTGAAGTGGTGGGAGGCGAGGGTGCCGTCGGGGCGGATGAAGTAGGTGTGGGGGAGACCGACGGCACTCCAGGCGGCGGCGGCGGCGCCGTCGGCGTCGATGCCGACCGGCCAGGTGGCGTTGTGGCGGCGGACGAAGGCGCGGGCTTCGGAGGGGCGGTCGCCGGTGAGGACGCCGACCACGGCCAGGCGGTCGGCGCGGTGGGTGGCGGCGGCCTTGGCGAGGAGGGGGAACTCACGGACGCAGGGCTCGCACCAGGTGGCCCAGAAGTTGACCACCACCGGGCGGCCGCGGAGGGCGGCCAGGTCGACCGGGCGGCCGTCGAGGCCTTCCAGGCGCAGGGGCGGGGCCGGGGTGCCGGGCTCGTAGACCTTGACCGACGGGGGGACGGTCGGGGCGGTGCGGGACTCCCACTGGGCGGCCGGCCGGCGGCGGTCGAGCAGGGCCGCCCCCGCCGGCAGGACGACGGCGACCACGACCAGGACGGCCAGGATCAGCAGCCGGCTGGAACGGAGCCGGGACCTAGGAGCCTCGACCATGGCACAGGCGCTCTCGGGGGGCCGTGGGGGGAGCTCGCTCCCCCCACACGGATCGAGGACTGCAGCATGTCGAGCTGCCCGGGACCTCCACCAGGGGTCCTACAGGTAGTCCCGGTGGTAGGTGATACCGGCCGGGCCGATCTGGAGGACGGTGGCGCCGGGCTGGCCGGTGACGCGGCGGTTGCCGTGGCGGAACGACCAGGTCCACTCGACGATGGCGCTGTCGCCGTCGACGCCCATGCGCTGGACGTCGACCTTGAGGTTGCGGTGGCCCTTGAGGAGGTCGTTGAGGTAGGCGCGGATCGCCTCGCGGCCCTCGTGGGGCGGGTTGGCCGGCTCGTAGTAGACGGCGTCGGGGGCATACGCGGCGGCCGCCCAGTCCGGGTCGCCGACCTCAAGGGCCTCGCGCAGCTGCT
This region of Actinomycetota bacterium genomic DNA includes:
- a CDS encoding ACT domain-containing protein encodes the protein MLTEVVVELEDRIGALARLGELLGEQGVNIRALAVVRVAEGRALAHLVVEPADVAVRVLREHDLVPERVREVLSVTLEDEPGALGRYCRRLADASINLEAVYLAGERNGAKELVLAVSDLPAARQLRAR
- a CDS encoding TlpA disulfide reductase family protein, whose amino-acid sequence is MVEAPRSRLRSSRLLILAVLVVVAVVLPAGAALLDRRRPAAQWESRTAPTVPPSVKVYEPGTPAPPLRLEGLDGRPVDLAALRGRPVVVNFWATWCEPCVREFPLLAKAAATHRADRLAVVGVLTGDRPSEARAFVRRHNATWPVGIDADGAAAAAWSAVGLPHTYFIRPDGTLASHHFSELTQPALDGQLAGILG